DNA from Deferribacterota bacterium:
CAGCATACTCCTGCCATAAATTTTCATATTTAATTTTCAATCCATTAACAGAGAGAACACCTAAAGCATTCCAAAGAGATTTTATTTCACTTGTACTTTTATGCATGGTGTTTACCACTATAATATCATCTTTATCAGAGAGACATTGTTTAGTTAAATTAGTTAAAACACTATTTGGTCCAACTTCTATAAAAATCTTTGCTCCATCATCATACATCTTTCTAACTTCATCTACAAATCTAACACTACTTATCAATTGTTTTACAATTAACTCTTTTATATGACTTATATCACTTGGATATTTATCACTCGTAACATTAGAATATATAGGTTTTATAGGCTTATTAAATTTAATTGTATCTATAAACTGAGAAAATGGTTTCTCAGCATTTTTCATCAAAGGTGAATGAAATGCAGTTGAAACATTAAGTCTTTTAAAGGGTATACCATCTAATTGTTTAAGTTTTCCTTCAACTAATTCAATTGATTTTAAACTGCCTGAAAGCACAATTTGATCAGGTGTATTATAATTTGCTACAACAACATCAGTATTTAATTCTTTTAGTATATCTGTTATCTTTTCATAGGGTGCCTTAACAGCAGTCATAGTTGCAGGTTCATCACTAGAAACAGACATTAACTCGCCCCTTTTTCTTGCAATCTTTATAACATCCTCAAAGCTAACTACCCCCGCATCAAATAACGCTGTAATCTCACCCAAACTATGACCACCTACAAAATCAGCTTCAATTCCAACTTTCTTCAAAATACTTAAAAGAGAAAGACTTGCTGAGGCTATAGCAGGCTGAGCCCACTCAGTTTGTATTAGTCTTTTTTCTTGATCTTCTTCTTCTTGCTTTGTAAATACAGGTATAGGAAAGACAACTTTATTTAAAGGTACATCACCCATATCTATTTTTGCTATATCATCCCACGTATTAATAGTTTCATCAAAAAACATCGATAATTCAGAACTCATATTAAGATACTGACTACCCTGTCCTGGGAAAAGAAAGGCTATCTTCCCATTTTTACCGTTATTACTAAAATGTATTTTTTTATCTATACTAAATGATTCGCCTTTTGAGGATAAAATCCTTTCTTTAGCTAAATCTATATTATTAACTAAATCGTTATAATCTTTAGCTATTATAGCTAGTTTATATTTTTCATTAGGATTAAAATTTAATTGACTTGATTTACTTAAGTATCTAAATAACTCTTCACTTGGTTCTGATTTTTTTATCTCTTCTAATTCATCGCTAATCTTTCTATCATTTGAACCGCTGAATAGGAACAACTCATAAGGAAAATATCTAAGCCTTTTAGCTGTCCTTGTTTTATCAGTATACTCTTCTATTGTTACATGATAATTAGTACCACCAAAACCAAAAGAACTAACAGATGCTCTTCTTGGATAATCAGGATTTCTAACCCAAGGCCTTGTCTCTGTATTTAAATATAGTGCACTATTTTTAAAATCCATCTTAGGATCTGGTTTATCAACCTTAATTGTTGGTGGTAATACTCTATGATTAATAGCCAAAACAGCCTTAATCAGGCCAGCAGCAGCTGCCGCACTTTTTGTGTGTCCAATTTGGGATTTTACAGTACCTAGTGCACACCACTGCAAATCTTTTCTGCCAGATTCTTTAAATACAGTATTTAGAGATTGAAATTCAGCTATATCACCAACTCTTGTACCAGTGCCATGAGCCTCAACTAAATCCACAGTTGAAGGTAGATAGCCAGCTGAATCATAACAGCGTCTTAATGCAATAGCCTGACCTTCTGGGTGAGGAGCATAAATACTTTTAGCTTTTCCATCTGATGAGGTACCCACACCTCTTATAACAGCATATATTTTATCTCCGTCTTTTTCTGCATCTTCTAGTCTTTTTAAAGCAACAAGACCCAAGCCCTCACCTAACATCATACCATCAGCCTTATCTGAAAAAGGCCTGCAGTCGTTAGAAAAAGATAGTGCAGGGGTTTTACTAAAACATATAAACATAAAAGGGTTATTTAATGTATCAATCCCACCAGTTATAACAAGATCTGATTGACCTAACAACAATTCATCAACAGCTAAATGAAGCGATGCAAATGAACTTGCACATGCAGCATCAACAGTACAATTTGTACCGTGCAAATCAAAACGATTTGCAATTCTTCCTGATACAACATTTGTTAATAACCCAGGAAAGGTTGATTCTCTCCAACCTTTTGAATATTTATTTATTTTGTTTGTTAATTTCTTAATCTCTTCTTTATTATAACCTTCTT
Protein-coding regions in this window:
- a CDS encoding beta-ketoacyl synthase N-terminal-like domain-containing protein; amino-acid sequence: YWFIEDYYDPDPFAPGKTYCKRGAFIPEIDFDPIEFSIPPANVEHTDTSQLLGLIVAKKVLEDAAAGQFNKTDKDKISVILGVGGGLELLGEMTSSLQAPVIERVLKEEGYNKEEIKKLTNKINKYSKGWRESTFPGLLTNVVSGRIANRFDLHGTNCTVDAACASSFASLHLAVDELLLGQSDLVITGGIDTLNNPFMFICFSKTPALSFSNDCRPFSDKADGMMLGEGLGLVALKRLEDAEKDGDKIYAVIRGVGTSSDGKAKSIYAPHPEGQAIALRRCYDSAGYLPSTVDLVEAHGTGTRVGDIAEFQSLNTVFKESGRKDLQWCALGTVKSQIGHTKSAAAAAGLIKAVLAINHRVLPPTIKVDKPDPKMDFKNSALYLNTETRPWVRNPDYPRRASVSSFGFGGTNYHVTIEEYTDKTRTAKRLRYFPYELFLFSGSNDRKISDELEEIKKSEPSEELFRYLSKSSQLNFNPNEKYKLAIIAKDYNDLVNNIDLAKERILSSKGESFSIDKKIHFSNNGKNGKIAFLFPGQGSQYLNMSSELSMFFDETINTWDDIAKIDMGDVPLNKVVFPIPVFTKQEEEDQEKRLIQTEWAQPAIASASLSLLSILKKVGIEADFVGGHSLGEITALFDAGVVSFEDVIKIARKRGELMSVSSDEPATMTAVKAPYEKITDILKELNTDVVVANYNTPDQIVLSGSLKSIELVEGKLKQLDGIPFKRLNVSTAFHSPLMKNAEKPFSQFIDTIKFNKPIKPIYSNVTSDKYPSDISHIKELIVKQLISSVRFVDEVRKMYDDGAKIFIEVGPNSVLTNLTKQCLSDKDDIIVVNTMHKSTSEIKSLWNALGVLSVNGLKIKYENLWQEYAELEDPRKKEKPKFTIKLRGYNHGRKYPPEEEIEKRKKLGKNYFKDEEDVKDEQEKVTNINEVKKAFNRFNKNQDKKESEGYMAKDKQKNIKENLNYPKKQDNNLRPIRGDRKVYPSVLQAFMEMQRQATIAYTTFQKTMSESHLAFMKSAETSTRLLGQLMGAADVGSQIKLPEYKIDDELEKTIDIDYKSAQNIEESRFYDMPEEAQYESYDYEKEDEYEDEYIEEEPEKDVVEKEELPAKEEHVESESGKEKSQEPAAQPEVVEKFGKEAAEDLEKLKAMSEDELKDLIFDIVVDKTGYPKE